The nucleotide window TTCAGAGCAACGAAGCGGAAGTTATGTCATGAAAGGTATGAAATTTCGAGAAAATCAGACACGCATTAGATGATCTCATACAAACTCAAGCGGTAAGAATCGAAAGTTTGCGAGGAACAAAGTAATTGAACCAGAGATTCAACAGAATGCCCCGAGTTGTAGCAGAGCAAAggcaaaagtttgaaaatgaCGACTTGTTTAGGAAGATGTCACGAGAAACTGAGGTGATTTGACAATTTCAGCGTTACATCACTAAGTTGTTAACTCACATGGTCACCATCGATGGATTCTTTTGAATCAATTTCATCCATTTTCAGATCAAATACACGGGTTACAGAGATAGATCGCACGAGGAACGCATTGTTCGATTCCAAACTGAAGCACGAGATGGTCAAGCGAATGTGGTAAGTTGGTCAAATGTATTCTTGATGGAGTTGAACAAAACTTTTGGCGAAACTATCGTGTAGTTTTAGTTTTTGTCTGTGAAAAAGCTCATGTGCCTTTGTCATTTCATGATTACCTTGAATGATTgtgtttgttattattattattattatcatctagGCATTTGTATCATCCGGAACGAACTTCACTTTACAATTCCCAAAGGGAGAGGATGGTACAGTCCCAAAGGACTATCTAGATTTCGATCGAGAACCAGGCAAGGTATAAAAGAAACACTTCCTGAGTAAATTTTTGTTGTATATCGAAATGAATCgactatttttttaaaaaacctAATAATACTAAGCGTAATACAAAGCCCCGGTGCTCGTGTTTTGTAATCTGAATACTTTGTTGGATTTTCCTCAAAGCTTGTTGAGTTGCTTCGAACTAAACAGCAGCAGTTCTTTTCTGGAAAAAAGCCAATTTTGAAATGCATTGGTTCAAATGTGTTTGGACCGTTGGCACGCAAAGCAACGCAGGAAAAATCACTTTGAgcgaaataataaaaaattggTGTTTGTCATTGTGTTCCAGACTTGATTTCTTTTTGAAAGTTTATTTGTGTTTCAGACATCTGGCTATTAAAGCTACTTGCAGCAGGTTCCCAGTTAATTATGTATGAAGAATAGTTTCCAATTTTCATGAAATCCAGCGGAAGCACATTGTCGGCATTGAGTTGTCCCTTTCCGCGGAGGAAAGGACTCTTGACTAAATTGACCAAACTGTCAAGGTACAGTTTGCCGGGCTTTTTGATCATGTTAAGGATTCGCAGTTCAATGTCGCCAACCGCGGATAATTGCACGTGCTGacaaattaattatttacaaTATGTAACATTTCAGCATTTGAATGGCTTTCTTATTCGAATTGACTTTGTTCGCCGTGGTTGTTCTATTCGCCTGGATTTCCCACGTGAAAAGTTTTATTCTTTGAATATTTTTGTGCTTAAATAGTTCAACGTGAAGCAATTAATTGCATGATTGCGCGAGGGCCGATCGCTAATATAAATACGCGATATTTGTGACGAAACAGAAAGTACCTTGCTAATGGTAAAAACAACCGAGAGCTGAGAAGGAcctctgtttttgttgttgaatcAGATAATTGCAGCGCTTAAATTCAAGACCTCGGCTTTTTGGAAGCCGCTTACGATTTCGTGCGAGAAATGGGAAACTAATAATTCCGTGATATGCCTTAGGCTTCTGCTTCGCGTCACTTTgtaattcgatctaaaaataacaGATTATAGCAATAAGTAATCTTGTAAGCAGTAGTAAAAATCTGTTGCACTCTCTACACGAATTTTAAGATGACAACATTTACTTGATCATATTTCAATATATTTCTGCCATATATCAAAGGAATGTATTTGTCGAAGTCGGATCGATGTGAGTAGGCGACGTATTAATCGCGAGAAAGCTCTTCATGCGCATAGTTTCAGGAGTTTTTTTTATCGCCATCAACTTTCAAATTATCTTTCTCCTCAATGAAATTCCGACAGATGCACAGGTGCATTTTATCACAACGAAATTagtttgacaaaaaaaaattgtgtatgATTTCTTGACGCAATAGTGACGTGTAGTCATTAATAGTTTTTCCTTGTGTCAAGTGCTTTGTGTTTTGACGACGAAAAAATATGTAAGGGCGGACAAGAgctcaatgaaaagaaaaattacttAATGCAGAATCTTTGAAATATGCGGCTGATTCTTCGTTGCTGGGTATTTAGCTTGCTCTGACATTTTGGCTcatcaaatcaaataaaaagtTTGCGTGAAAATACTTTTACATTATGCTAAACATTTCACGACTCTTCAAAGTAAAATTCCATATCTTATCTTCCTTCAATGATAAGCAAAATTCCATGTGGTTTGGTATCAAAACGAGGGAGCACCGCGACTTTGTTGGGTATTTAATTGCAATAAAACGATAACTGCTTTTTACGAATTGCAAATAATGATGTATTGTCTTTGCACGAATTTTGCGTAATACGGACGCAGTTAACGTTTACCAAATAAACAAACATCGCACAAATATTCTGGTTCAATTTCTGTGCCAAGTTGATATGTAATTATTTATCTCGTTTATTGGGTGGAGCTGTGCCAAACATTAGCAAGGGGCGATTTGAAGCAATATTACTATTGGGGTCACCATGGGAGGTATAGGTGTGTTCTCTGAGAAAATCTTGACAATGTCTAAGGTTATCCTTTACTGTATGCTATGGCGTGGAAAAAATGCCTCAAAAAGCTTTTCAAAGTTGAAATGTGTTTATCTTCAATGTCATGTTATGTCAAGGACAGATAGGGGTGTTATGTATACTGGAAATCATACTTGTGATGGAGCTTGCTTTCAACTGTTCTTACCTCTAGACCTGTACCCCTGAGTTAATTGCTTTGTTGTTGATTACCACAGGTGTACATTAAGAGTCGTTTTATCATGAATGGTGTATGTGTGGTATGGAAAGGATGGCTAGACCTCCAAAGACTTGATGGAGCTGGGTACTTAGAATTTGATGAGGATAAAGCTAAAGTAAGTTACTTTCATGGTGGTAAGGGAATGAAAAGTCTTATCAAGTAAAATAACTgaacaaattaaattaaaaaaaaatccagatcAGATGAGTGGATTGTGGAGCTCATACCACTTCTTCTTCAACAGATGCGACAAAAATATAAATCCAAGGGTCAGTGTATTTTAGGAGTCTCAGTTGTTTACAAACCTCACAACAACTCAATTAAGTTTCCTTTCATCAGGAGAATTACAGATAACAGATCACATTTCCCAGGGGTCAATAAGGAAATGACGATATGCTTTATAATGAATTTCTTGTGTTAATGTCAAAAGGTGTTTATGGGTTTTCATGTTTGATTATTAGATGGTGATACTAGCCAGTCATACTTTTAAATAGAAACTCAAAAGTACTTAAATATCTTTGATCTTAAATCATTTGTTTCATTGTCATACataaaaaatgctttttttaaattaaactattAAAGGCAGTTTTCCCAGATACAACCCCCTGCAGAGATCCCAAACTCAAAAACAGGAAAAGGTGTCGTCCACATCTCTACTTTGGCAGATGCACGAATTTCCTTCTTAAGCAGGGACAAGATGGCTCATGATAAATTCACACCTCTAATCCATTGTTAGAAAACACATCCATTGTTTCTGAAACACATGAATGTGTTAATCATCAAATGGAATTAAGAATGTGCTTTGTTTGTGGTAATAGTTAGTGCCTTggatcaatttaatttcatacaacccactgaGCTGTTATATATGCCTGGGTGTTATCAATCATACTGGACTTTTTTGACTTCTGGGGTGTTAATTAAGAAATAATTAATTCCTTATCTCTCAATATAATTACATCAAATGAATTGATAATCCCTTGTGAACATAGCCCAAATTTCACGTAAACTACACATAATGGATGTATTTGATAACTCCCCAAAAATACCGTTGTCTCTCCAATATTATTATCAGCTGTCTATCAGGAATTGAATTTCTCAGAGTTCAGGAAATTAAAGCCATTTCCTTTCCTCAAATTGTAAAGCAACCTTAGGTGTTCCCAGATTTCAAGTACTTCCTCTCAAGCAGCTGTTATAGAGGTTTTAATCAGAATAATGCAGTAAAGAGCTTGTCTGTTTTTGGAATATCAACATATGACTTAAAGATTATTCAATCTCCTGATAAGGATTAATTAAGCAATATAAACACTTAAGAGAGAAAGCAAATTGATCCATACTAACTTTTGGAGTCATAAGATTGCAGTTTTCACAACAAAAATCAGAACTTTGGTGTACAAGAACAATgtgcaaaaagaaatatattaTATGCATAGGCAAAGTAATAAGTTCAAGTGTAAAAGCTAAATAATTAATTGAATGACTATTTATAATCTGTGCGTAAATAGAAACACTTTCACATGCACAATAACTGTAAGTTTGAAAGAGGTATGGTTTAATAGGTAGTAGACTAGCCAgtggggtttggttattgtttggTTACTAGTGAAAAACAAACACCGAACACATTCCATAGGTAACACACCCTAAtaattttcagacaaaaaaaGACAGGGTGAGAGTAAACTTGAGATTTTATGGTGGAACAATAAGAAGAGAAAATGGAGCGATAGATTTTTTGAGAGAAGAAGCAAATCTTGTTTGATTAGAAGACAAATATTGACGTACAAATTTCTATTTATACATATTTTTTCTTGTGGTAAATTACTCATAAAGAGGAAAAAGAACCATTTGTAGAAGATCCTCAATTACTTAGTAGTCCCCATCAACTACTCAGACGCACTACTCTGATGCCCTTCAGTTAGCAGGGCTTGAGTCCATCAGGGCCCACCACGAAAATTTAACAGAAGACCTGTTAAGTCTATAGTTAATGATCCACGTAGTAAGATTACCAGCCTCCTGCCTCCCTTGGTTTCTACCTCATAGGAGCTGAGAAGGCAGAGGAGGTTTTCCATGCAAGGAAAGCATTTAAGTAATTTCTAAGAGTAGTCTCTATCTAATTTCATTTTATAATAGTGGTAGTTATaaatcattttttatttcttacttgtaaaaagcgcaaattaattttttttttactgcaatGTTTTTCTTAATAAACACAGTCTATCTTTCTATCAATCCATCTAGAATGAAGATAAAGTTATGAAAGAGACATTAGAACAAGCAAAACGTCGATTAGCAGAATTTGAGGATCGGCAAAGACAGTGGCGGGAAGAACAACAGCGCAAAGAGTCTGAGGCAAGTAGCCACCAGCGTATCAACTATAGGTAAATGCACATTGGATGGTTTGTACTTTTTATCCTTCTTTTATCAATGTATTTTTTGATAATTTTATATAATTTACCATACATATTACACTAACACAATTTTGCAAAGTAACTATTGTCCATCGTGGAAACTTTGCCCATAGGATATTTTTCTCCAACAATTTTTGCTTCAAAAGGGTCTATGTTCATCATTTCCTGACCATTAATTAAGAACTGGTTTGCTTACTGACCAATATGTGAGCTCATTAACACTCTTGCTGCGCAATCATTTGCAAGCTGAATGGCAAAAAGCTTTGTTTACTATTCAATGGATACTTTTAACAAGTTCATTGGTCAATTGCTCAAAGTGTACTGAAATTGATCCATAAGGATTTTTCTCTGAAATTGAGATACATTTCCaaattgaatattaatattatttaccTTTTTAGTGATGATAAGACTTCAGGATTAAGTGTACTTTTATTCCTTGGGCCATTTCAGTATCAGAAAGCTTGCCAATCCCACATAGAGTGCAAATGTTATATGACCTCATTAGACCTACAGTGCAGTCTAACTTTCAGAACTCCCTGTAATGTTTGTTACCTGAAACAGGTCAATTGCAGAGGTCTACTGCCAGTTGATTTAAGTGACAAACAATTTCTGTATTGCAGAGTGCAGGTGTCTCTTTGTTTCCATGGAGTGGTGATGGGGGATTTACCAGGGATGTTTAAGTGAGAAGGACAAACTGCCAACTGTTCATCTTATGTCcaaaaaacctttttttatttctacATTTTTAGGCAAAACTAAGAGGTCATTCCTCATCAAATGGGCCacaaaaataacacaggaaaattTGGACAAGCACAGGTAGTACTCAAGGATACAAGTCCTGTAAAAATGAGCAAATATATTTCTCATTCATAACATTCTCGGCCTTTTGGACCGACAGGAACAGAAATACAATTTCTCATTTTATGATGTTTCTTTAGGATATGAAATTTGCCACTCTCTTAGTACAACCCTTACTTTGTTCAGTCTTCTAATTTGGCTTGAAGTACCTACAGGGTTGCAGCAAATTACCATGTAAATAAGGGTGGCccattttcatttatttgttcaGTGAAGGAAGGGTTTTTCACTGTCTAAATAATAAGAGTCATATTACCTAGATTAAACAATAATGGTGGCTGTAATCCCTAACACATGAGCACCAAGTTTGGACAGTGTGAACTCTCAAAGAGACTTAAGATCATAAATGGCCATGTCATATTCTCACCATCAAATTGCAGCCAGCAAAGTAGATAACGTAACtagtaataatagttattatatTGTTTCAGTTAGTTTCATAATCTGACAGTTCTTGGTAACATATAGGTAGAGAATGCATGCAATACTGCTCTAACAGATTAAGATGGATTTAAATGAAGGATTATCCAATGCAACATATAGTAACTTTTCCTAGGGTAATAATAATTGTCTTTTAGGTTCCCttgattccttttttttcctattgCATAATGAAATATTATTTACGCTTCACAGTAGAAGACTTTCACAGACTTTCAATAGTATGTAGGTACAGTTAAGTTAAAATTGCCTTAACTGTGCACCACTGTAATGTTGAAAAGTGATTTGCTATATTCACACAAGCATTCATACTCTTTCCTGGTCCTCTAGTCCTGAACTCATGTTAAGTTAAAAACATCCTACCCTTTTTAGAGTAGCCTGGGTTGAAGATACGTTTCTGGTTGCTATTTTTCTCCACAGAAAAGTAACATCACTACTTTTTGGTGGAGAGCAATACTCAACCTGTATAATGTTTACatttatttagtatttaccaaatcagtggatagcaattttcgcacgttttgattggctcccataacttgaaatatccttggatattcactgttttgcgaatggagagaaaaatggcgtgtcgtttcacgaaagttttagaagaagagattgaagaagcgtttttttatccatctgatttggtaaatactaaaacaactattgccctcagggtcagtgaagagcagtcttggtatatatccaccactattcacctccccttcgggggatagttgtatattattacatAGATACCAGTGAAATAACAGGAATTTTCCAGtgacaaaaattttgtttccaaTGATGATACAATTTTATCTTTTACATGTGAAGACATCAAGGTTGTCATGACTACTTCAGTCTCAGACCATTGGAAATTATCATCACAGCATCACTTTTTTCAATTGATTACTTACACGTGTTAAAGGACAATTATTAGGAAGACCTTTTTCTGAATAAAATATTAGTCCAAAAACTCATTTTCCTGGTACTTCATTGATGTCTatgtaataaacagaatattacatgtCTACCCGTGGATATTTAAATCTACTTGTGTTCAAGTCGATATCTCACTTCACGTCACTGCAACATGAACACTTAAAGATACAATTCATATCTACTCTCtacataataattaatattattattatctccgATATAGGGTACTGTATGTTTAGAGATCCTTTTCAAAAGAGATCACATCGCACAATCCATCTCTTTACCTAGCAGTACATTAGTTTGTCATTTCCTTGTTAGTTTCTTCTATTATGTGCAACTTTTAACTCTATGACTTATTCCAAATTAGCAAAGAAAACGAGGAATacaaagcattaaaaaaaagaacaagtctGTGGCATAATGATCCATTGCATGTCTTTTCAGCTTCCACTGGAtttgtttaaaataatataTCAATAATTTGAAAGTATATTTAGGTTATTTAACATTTATTTAAAGCCTTTTAAGCGATAAGCAATGTAAAGAGTAAAGGCACTGATTATTTACTCTGCTTTTAATATGCAGTGATAGTCATTTTCGCATGTGTAGTTTTACATTTTAATCATCGCTAGCTAGGTCTTATGAACACATGTGAACTAATTGCTTGGTACCTGCAAGCAAACATACAAACAACGTAGTTGTAGTGGCAATTCTCTTGTTTTTTGCCTTTTCCCCTTTTCAGtaaaacagtaataattattattgatatagTTTGAGTTTGCTTGTGAGCATAAGGCTTAGCAAGACAGCTTCTAGCAACCTAGGATCATTTCAGTTGGGTTGTGTTCATCACTCAAGCAATAATTCAGCATTTTCATGCATTAAAATATTCATCAAAGTTTGGAAGTAGGTCCATGCTGCATTTCACTGTTTTAATGTGCTACCACTGTTATAGAAAATGTGAGCTACATGATGTTCTGTCTCAATAATATTCCTTGTTCTGTTAGATAACAAAAGTGGATAAACCTTTGTTATTTACAAAAGTAAAAATAGCATTGCAATGTcattgcataataataattgttattgacaatgaaacCAACAGAATTAGGTATTTTCAGGCACTGCAAGCTTGTAACTATTCTCTCATTATTCATCATCAATAAAGTCAAACTGTCAACTTACATGTATAGACTAGTGTCTTATTGCTGAAGCGGGAAACTGaagtgaatttttatttttattccacGCTTGATGGACTAAGCAGTGAAGGAGAAACTGGGTATTGTCTATGAAAAGGCTCATATCATTGCCACGGAACCAAACTCAATACCTAGGCCCTCAGAATATTTAGGAATATCATTGCCATTATCACTTGTCTAATATACCTTGGAGGTCATTATCTGGTAATTGAACTGCGTTCAGACTGGTTGCTGTCTGTCAGTAGACTTGCAACAAGACATTTAATGCCCTAAAGCATGTTTGGCCATGCATAAAAGATACAATTGTTATGTCTTGTGTGTTGACTTTAGCTTTCTCATGGTACTCTTCGACAATTCAAATAACAAATCCCTACATCACATCAACAACCAGATTGCAGTTACCAGATGTTTCAGTGATAGTTCTCATTTCTCCTGGCTCAAAAACTGGTTTCAGTTGATGCTATTGGGTGCTTTTCTAATAAGATTTAAATGACCCATATGTTTCTTTCTATGCTGCATATCCAACATGAGTAGGAATGGATTATGGCATAGGTGCCCCAGGTGTTATAAAGTATTATCAAAAGTTGTCTTTTGGAAAACCAAGACATGTTGATATGTCTTTGAATTATGAAATAATTATGATTACTGTATTAGACTTGATCACAGACATGAAATTAATGACCAGATTGCTGAATCACGGCTCCTTGTATTTcacaaaaaacaatttatttcactgCTGTGCCGTCAATGGCTTTTACATGATGATCACAAATTCACAAGTGCTATTAAAAATATTGGGCTAGTGGAAATCACACAGGCAGGCCATTATTGATACTACTCTGTCAAGGtctatttacaaaaatttgcaaagaaaatacaaacatAACTAACGAAAATGGGCACAACAGATTTCACTACGGTGTTAAATAATATTTTGTAAGAATCATCTGTTTTTGAGCATGTAAATAAACAATGAACATTTTACCATTTCTGCTTTTCTTAGGGAAACTTTAAAATTTTGCTCTCTGAAATGATTGGTTGTGGTTGCGCGAAAAGTTACTATGAAGGTTTTGTTTTAATGGTACTCTGCCACAAACATTAGTTCCTCCATGGCATGGCAacgacaacaataattattgaaggtAAAATGTGTCAAAGTCCTGGACATGATAGGAGAGCTTTTCTCAGTCCATCGTAGGAGAATGTATTACCTGCAATCTTGATCCTACCATGTGCA belongs to Acropora muricata isolate sample 2 chromosome 9, ASM3666990v1, whole genome shotgun sequence and includes:
- the LOC136929488 gene encoding core-binding factor subunit beta-like isoform X1; the encoded protein is MPRVVAEQRQKFENDDLFRKMSRETEIKYTGYRDRSHEERIVRFQTEARDGQANVAFVSSGTNFTLQFPKGEDGTVPKDYLDFDREPGKVYIKSRFIMNGVCVVWKGWLDLQRLDGAGYLEFDEDKAKNEDKVMKETLEQAKRRLAEFEDRQRQWREEQQRKESEAKLRGHSSSNGPQK
- the LOC136929488 gene encoding core-binding factor subunit beta-like isoform X2, translated to MPRVVAEQRQKFENDDLFRKMSRETEIKYTGYRDRSHEERIVRFQTEARDGQANVAFVSSGTNFTLQFPKGEDGTVPKDYLDFDREPGKVYIKSRFIMNGVCVVWKGWLDLQRLDGAGYLEFDEDKAKNEDKVMKETLEQAKRRLAEFEDRQRQWREEQQRKESEASSHQRINYRQN